The DNA segment CAAAAGACTAAGTCCGGCTGAAATTTTAACCGAGCTAAACCGCCTAGGTGCAAAGCACGGCATAGGCAGACTTGATTTGGCTGAAAACCGCTCAGTTGGTATGAAAAGCCGAGGTTGCTATGAAACACCGGGTGGCACGATAATGCTAAAAGCGCACAGAGCCATTGAAAGCATTACGCTAGATCGTGGTGCAGCTCACTTAAAAGATGAGCTTATGCCAAAATACGCCGAGCTAATTTATAACGGCTACTGGTGGTCGCCAGAGCGTTTAATGCTTCAAGCTTTAATTGACAAGAGCCAAGAGAATGTAAATGGCTGGGTTAAAGTTGAGCTTTATAAAGGCAATGTCATCATTTTGGGTCGCGATAGTAAAACCGATAACCTATTTAACGAGGCATTTAGCACCTTTGAAGAGGATAATGTTTTTGATCAAAAAGACGCGAATGGCTTTATAAAACTAAATGCGCTTCGCTTTATAATCGGCAAAAAAGCTGGTAGAAAATTTAAATAATTTTGGTAAGAAAGCTAAAATTTTAAAAAACAAAAAAGCGAAAGTATATTGCGATAAAATTAAATGTTGCGACGAAATTTCGCCTAAGGTTAGACTTTTGGCGAAATTTTACAGCTCATTTAAAGACGTGCAAAAAAACGACGCTAAAAATTTAAAAAAGGATATAGATGAAAGTTTTATTAATAAAAGATGTAAAATCACTTGGCAAAGCTGGTGAGATAAAAGATGTAAAAGACGGCTATGCAAATAATTTTTTAATAGGCAAAGGCTTAGCAAAAGCCGCTACGCCAGATGTTTTAAGACAATACGAGGCCGCACAAAAACGCAAAGCCGAGGAGCAAAAATACGAACTAGCCAATATTGAGAAGCTAAAAGCCGAGCTTGAAAAGATAAAAGTTGTCATTAAAAAACCGCTTGGTGCAAATGGAGCGTTGTTTGGCTCGGTTTCAAAAGATGAAATTTCAGCTGAGCTTGAAAAATCACACCACTTAATCGTGGATAAAAAGAGCATTGAAATTGAGAGCGGACACCTAAAAGCGGTTGGAATTTACACGCTTGATGTGCGTTTAGGACAGGGAATTCACGCTAGTTTAAAAGTAGAAGTTGAGGGCGAGTAGTGTTTCACGCAACGACCATTTTAGCCTATAAAGGCAAGGATAAATCCGTAATCGGCGGAGATGGGCAAGTAAGCTTTGGAAACACCATTTTAAAGGGCAATGCCGTTAAAATTCGCAAAATCAAAGACGGCAAAGTCCTAGCTGGTTTTGCAGGCAGTACCGCTGACGCGTTTAACCTTTTTGATATGTTTGAAAAACACCTTGATGCTACAAAAGGCGACCTTTTAAAGGCTGTTGTTGAGTTTAGCAAAGAGTGGCGAAAGGATAAGTATTTACGCAAACTTGAAGCTATGATGCTCGTTTTAAACAGAGAGAAAATTTTCTTACTTAGTGGGACTGGCGATGTTATTGAGCCAGAAGACGGCAAGATAGCAGCGATTGGCAGTGGCGGAAACTACGCACTTTCAGCAGCACGCGCCCTTGATAAACTAGCCGACATTGACGCTGAAATTTTAGTCAAAGAGAGCCTAATGATAGCTGGAGAAATTTGCATTTACACAAATACAAACATAAAAACTTACGTGATTGAGGATGAAAAATAATGAATATGACACCAAGGCAGATTGTTGATTTTTTAGATGATTATGTCATCGGACAAAAGGACGCTAAAAAGATAATCGCAATCGCACTAAGAAATCGCTACCGCAGAATGAAGCTTGAAAAAGAAATTCAAGATGACATAATGCCAAAAAATATCCTAATGATCGGCTCAACAGGTGTTGGTAAAACCGAGATTGCAAGACGGCTTTCAAAAATGATGGGACTGCCATTTGTAAAGGTTGAAGCCAGTAAGTACACCGAAGTTGGCTTTGTGGGACGTGATGTTGAGAGTATGGTAAGAGATCTTGTAATGGCGTCTTTTAATCTCGTAAAAAGCGAGCAAAGCAAGAAAAATCAGGATAAAATCAACGCCCATATTGAAGATAAAATCATCAAAAAATTACTCCCACCGCTACCAAAAGGTGCAAGTGATGAGAAAATGGCTGACTATGAGCGAAGCTATGAAAAAATGGTGGCGAAATTTAAAAACGGCGATTTAGATGATTTAAACATTGAGATTGAAATACAGCAAAACGCCCTTGATACTAACTCAAATATGCCACCTGATATGGCTCAAATGCAAGAGAGTTTTATCAAAATCATCGGCATTACAAATAAGAGCGTTAAAAAAGAGATGAAGGTTAAAGACGCCAAAAAAG comes from the Campylobacter mucosalis genome and includes:
- the hslV gene encoding ATP-dependent protease subunit HslV, whose protein sequence is MFHATTILAYKGKDKSVIGGDGQVSFGNTILKGNAVKIRKIKDGKVLAGFAGSTADAFNLFDMFEKHLDATKGDLLKAVVEFSKEWRKDKYLRKLEAMMLVLNREKIFLLSGTGDVIEPEDGKIAAIGSGGNYALSAARALDKLADIDAEILVKESLMIAGEICIYTNTNIKTYVIEDEK
- the rplI gene encoding 50S ribosomal protein L9, translating into MKVLLIKDVKSLGKAGEIKDVKDGYANNFLIGKGLAKAATPDVLRQYEAAQKRKAEEQKYELANIEKLKAELEKIKVVIKKPLGANGALFGSVSKDEISAELEKSHHLIVDKKSIEIESGHLKAVGIYTLDVRLGQGIHASLKVEVEGE